Proteins from a genomic interval of Lolium perenne isolate Kyuss_39 chromosome 1, Kyuss_2.0, whole genome shotgun sequence:
- the LOC127316813 gene encoding uncharacterized protein: MELSPSPPPSPEGRWADLPDDIAVAIACRLQEADVCALGGCSRSWRRACDANFVWEGLFRRRWPAAAAAVAAGGGAGASRVQGWKALYINHHGRTAVAVSRVVEFVESSSHDGSLEAEYYLKAMSDLALMKDIGFVNVQFFLLSRNRSAIINLIGLHYSIACLHMLPNEVEKALQACQVAERKVCVSLLKLGRWFYGFRLPDEYESHKFSLSGLTSDEGAKVLVILNRGAVHEVFRLQISLLGANN, encoded by the exons ATGGAGCtctcgccatcgccgccgccgtcgccggagggGAGGTGGGCGGACCTCCCCGACGACATCGCCGTCGCCATCGCGTGCCGCCTCCAG GAGGCGGACGTGTGCGCCCTCGGCGGATGCTCGCGGTCCTGGCGCCGCGCCTGCGACGCCAACTTCGTGTGGGAGGGCCTCTTCCGCCGCCGCTGGCCGGCCGCGGCGGCGGCTGTGGCGGCCGGAGGAGGGGCAGGGGCTTCACGCGTGCAG GGGTGGAAAGCTCTGTACATAAATCACCATGGAAGAACTGCCGTGGCTGTCTCTAGGGTGGTTGAGTTTGTGGAGAGCAGCTCGCATGACGGGTCGCTTGAAGCTGAGTATTACCTGAAAGCTATGTCTGATTTGGCGTTGATGAAGGACATAGGCTTTGTCAATGTCCAGTTCTTCTTGCTTTCAAGGAATCGCAGTGCGATAATAAATCTGATTGGACTGCACTACTCCATTGCATGCTTGCATATGCTG CCAAATGAAGTAGAGAAAGCACTTCAAGCTTGCCAGGTAGCAGAAAGGAAAGTGTGTGTGAGCTTGCTCAAGCTTGGTAGGTGGTTCTATGGTTTTCGGTTGCCTGACGAATATGAATCGCACAAATTTTCATTGAGTGGGCTGACCAGTGATGAGGGGGCAAAAGTTCTGGTCATTCTTAACCGTGGTGCTGTTCATGAGGTATTTCGTCTCCAGATCAGTTTGCTGGGCGCAAATAATTGA